A window of Carassius carassius chromosome 48, fCarCar2.1, whole genome shotgun sequence genomic DNA:
cttcataatgatgggtgtgagtgctacagggcgatagtcattcaggcacattggggaggagtgtttcggtactggcacaatggatgtggacttaaaacatgttggcacagttgattgggtgagggacaggttgaaaatgtctgtgaagacccctgcaagctgctctgcacacgtccaggaatgccatcggggccagcagccttgcgtgcgttgatccggctcagtgcagtgtggacatctgtggaggtgagatTGAGcggttggtggtctgctgagtgtgtaattttggtggccgtctccttgctgtcgctgttgaagcgagcataaaagtcatttagctcgttaaggaaggagacgtccgtgaccgttggagcggagttgcttgacttgtagtcactgatgatctggatgccctgccacatgcgtcgggggtcagagttggaaaagtgttcctctaccttcagcttgtagcagtacttggcctttttgatgccccttttcaggttagccctggatttactgtaggcctgagcgtcatctgacctgaaggcagtgttgcgggctttcagcagaagtgGTGGAGTTGATGtgatccagtacagaggaggtgtagatatcaatgtccgtgtgagagccacaggcagcctgagaagcaaacatactccagtcagtgtgttgaaacctgtcttgaggtaaagagtctgctccagttggccacaccttgatggtcctcactgatggcttcacacggttgatggggggtgaatacttaggggtgagaaacaaagaaaggtgatcagactgtccgaggtgggggagggggggtcgcgatgtaagctccattaatgtttgtgtatacatgatccaaagttttgtctcctctggtttggcaggaaacatgctggtgaaatttggggagcactgtttttaatttgcagtgattaaaatcgcccgcgacaataaaagcagccttcgggtgagcagtctgttgtttactaatggctgcatgaagttCGTTCAAAGCAAGCTTTGCATTTGCATCCAGTGGAATATAGAGTGCGGTTATTATGGTGGATGTGCACTCCcgtggcagataaaaaggtctatatttaaccatgagaaactctaggttagctgagcagtgtctcccaacaatgacagtgttcgtacaccaagctttgttgacataaatgcacaatccaccacctcttgTCTTGCCGGAGTCCTCTGCCATTCTATCTGCCAGGAACGTTTAGCGTCCGGTTAGCTCAATATAATTAACTTATTGGGTACGTCgctgtgtagccatgtttctgtgaaaaccatgacattgcagtccaaaagtctcttactgtgggtgatgcgaagtcgtaactcatccattttgttcaccagtgacTGCACATTAGTGAGGAAAAGGCTGGGTAAAGAGAGCCGGAGCGGTGTTAGCTTTAGCTTGACTCTTAGACCTCCGCGCTTCCCCCGCCTTTGTTTACGATCTCGACGCCgcctgcgagcacttccgcccGGCCGGGTAGAGTGCGTAGCCTTGGGTGTTCTAGCGATCTCAGGGATGAGTCGaagattggtgataaaactgttggaaaagtcctcaccgatatccaaaagctcctgtcgggtgtatgatgttaaagcaaagctgttcagtacgaacagacccgagatgagcaggaataatactgcaaagttgcaaaaactggagagacgctgagcctcgcgatgtattcgcgccgccatcttggtctaCAGATAGGTGAGTTCATCATGTATTAATACACTGGTGGATTAAAGTGCTACGCGACACTCATGCTCTCGCAGTGAGAGCAGTCTGCCTCAGTGAGTGAAGCCTCAGCGTGGGCGTGGCCCAGGTGCATCCAAATCTGAATCTGTCAATTATAAAGAATCATCAGTTACGCATTCTACTACAATACATCTAAAAAGATCAAACCACTCGTCAGACAAGCGTCACTGATCATCATGTGTAAACACATCATCAGATCAAAGTGCTGCGCAAGAGTGAGAACAGTCTGTCTCagtaagtgcagagtaagtgtgGTCATGGCCCAGGCATGCAGCGCACTTGAATCTGAGGCTGTCAGGAAAATGAAATCGTTGATATCAGCATTATCCTCCAATCCACCTTAAAAGATCACACCTCTCGTTGTAGATGAGGGGCACTGATCCTCTTGTGTAAAACTCACTGGTGGATCAAAGTGCTGACGTGAGAGTGAGCATGCAGGACCTGttatgctgcgtttccaccgaaattaacCGGAATATTTATACCAGGAAATGTtttcccccccagacctgttgctttctgcatttccactacggtgtaaagtaccgggaagattaggcaaatagactggtgacgtaggtctgcatgcgtttctcaatacaaagtactttgattttggatgtgcatcctcggtagtgtggactttgtgcattcgtaggaaagtttttgtttaaattgtgtgtgtcttaccctggtaaatacgtgctgaaagtggcgcttggttttgcgtttgcctatcgcgggactgcccagtttcgatctgataaatagtgaggcatggccaaagccagtgaaagtacttaattagctgttttgaaagcacttgtcagaagaaacagtcgagcaacagagaaggacagcagcttgtaagTCTTCtgtctcgttttctcattagactactgtgtaattgtcgttgctaggaaagtttttggtttaaattgtgtgtgtcttaccctggtaaatatgtgctgaaagtggcgcttggtttttgCGGGACTGCcaagtttcgatctgctaaatagtgaggcgtggccagctgacttcaatcacagataatcaggcaaatacaaaagcgttaggtttcaccgcggcagcggttgTGGCAGCCCTCATGtgaagacaatcgactctacctgcgacagggcacttgagtattgctttcccccccctttctttactttttgtaaagcattttctcaaatatttcttacacttgtagtcactgtgtgctttcagatctttactatcactactaacactcgaatAGCACGCTACGTACattcgcaggaaggcctgtctgacaaatctaaggcctgtccctctgacctctactactacgctctctattccagttggtctctggaactggcagtctgcagttaacaaagcagacttcatttcttctattgctactcattccggtctcaacctcattgCACCGActgagacctggatcaaacctgaagatactgccacccctccagccctctccactaatttcacttgttcccacactcctcgtaccattgggaggggtggaggtacgggcCTCCTTATATCAAACggatggaaatttgatcttcaggcATCACCTATAGGTAATGGTTCATTTgcatcacatgccattactgtaacccaccctgttaaaatccactttctggtcatttatcgtcccccaggtcaattgggaaacttcttggaggagttggatgtgctgcaatcaaactttcctgaagatggtactcctctggtactgcttggtgacttcaacatcaacctagataaaccccaggctgctgacttcaaaactctgctcacctcatttgatctcaagcaagtgtctaccacagcgactcacaaatcaggcaaccaactggacctcatctacacgcgctgttgctctgtggacaactcttaagttgctccactgcacacctcagaccacttcctcattactgctaacctagcacttactcctgaagcggcacacACTCCAACGCAAGTTACCTTTCGACGGGActtacgctcactctctccatctcgcctatcttctgtggtttcatcctcgcttcctgcactctctcagatttcagctctggacacgaacagcgctatggaaactctttgctccactttaacatcttgcttggacaacttttgcccactgttgtctagaccagcatgctccaccccatctgccccctggctgtccgaggttctccgtgaacatcgctctaaactcagggctgaaGAGAGGAAATGAccgaaatcaagaaactctatcGACcccagtgtgtatcagtctctcctctcttccttctctgcaaatgtcttcacggctaaaacatcctactaccacaacaaaatttacaggctcgggtaagcccactgctcaagaaaccatctctaaatccagcgcttcttaaaaaactacagaccggtatcccttccattcattgcaaagacacttgagcgagctgtgttcaaccagctttctctGTTCCTTGTACAGAATAACCTcttggacagcaaccaatctggcttcaaaagtggccactcaactgagactgctctgctctcggtttctgaagccctgcgactagcaagagcagtttcaaaatcctcagtactcatcttactggacctgtctgctgcttttgacaccattaatcaccagattctcctgtccaccctcagaaagatgggcacctctggaaccgcactcctgtgggttaagtcctacctctctgacagatccttcagtgtgtcttggaggggtgatgtttctaagtcacaacaccttgctactggggttcctcaaggctcagtacttggaccacatctcttctccatctacatgacgtcattaggatctgtcattcagaatcatggcttttcttatcactgctacgctaaTGACACCCAACtttacttctcattccaaccagatgacccgacggtagctcgcatttcagcctgtctgagtgacatttctagctggatgaatgaccatcaccttcagcttaaccttacgaagaccgaactcctggtgattccagctaacccattgcttcatcacaacttctctatacagctgggttcgtcaaccattactccttcgatgacagccagaaacctaggagttgtgatggatcatcagttaagcttcacagaccatattgctacaacgtcccggtcctgcaggtttgccttatacaacattaggaagattagacccttcctgtcagagcaagccacccaacttcttgtccaagctcttgttctctccagactggactattgtaatgctctcctggtgggccttcctgcatgtactgtcaagcctctgcaattgatccagaatgcagcagcaagggttgtcttcaatgagccaaaaaaagctcgagttactcctctcctcatcaggttacgcTGGTTACCAGTAGCCGCTCGAATCAAAtttaaggtactgatgcttgcctacaagacgaccactggcacggcaccaacatacctaaactcactagttcaatcttatgtgccctccagagaagtttgtgctctgcaagtgaacgacgccttgtggtgccatcccaaagaagttcaaaatcactctcactgaccttttcctggactgtgcccagctggtggaatgacctcccaatctcaattcgtacagctgagtctttactcattttcaagaaatatctaaagactcatctttttcgcctgcacttaaccaactaatactagcacttttccttttcttgtttttcattaaaaaaaaaaaaacctacccaTGCATTCtatgctagactaactgagacttgtaatggcacttgtatactgttgttgttctcttgttgacctgactgcttctattgttctcatttgtaagtcgctttggataaaagcgtctgctaaatgattaaatgtaaatgtctcgGGAGACATTTACCATGTCCGCGACGacgtaaatctgcaaacagcagcgtacttgataacttcggTCAGCTGACCATTGCtaatgcaattttcctctctgtatatttacaataaaacgaaatgggATATTAAATAcctctgcctcctttcgttttcatttaaacataataacagctgcagaaatgtacttagttcagggaaatgtgtatatacagtcattacaatgaaactaaatattatataaatttgcctttattttcattttaacatatagataaattgaatacagaccaaagataacctgttagatttacccagtAGGGGGCCCCACATACATTCAAGTGCTGCAAGATTACCAAACATTGCATTAAAGACAGTCCAAACTACAGAGGGTTTGGATAACTACTTTGAGTTTGACATCTTTGTTGTTCTCCTCTAACCCCTTTTTAGctccccttttttttcttctttttaaatgagactaaaatatattttttccatcttTCACACATATAAAACACCAATTAAACATTCACAATGTATAACCATTAAACAAATAGACTGCATCTCAAAAAAAGCAATGTGACCTGAAACAGTAAAATACAATCTGAAAAGGCACTGCAAATGTTGGACGGGGGTTTCCTAATGCTTTAATAAAGGTtgctataaattttttttttaccatttttccTACCTTAACAGCCATTCTGTGCTTAAACGCGAATGTGTGGATTTAAACTTGTTGGTACAGAACGTCAGTGGGACTCATGACATAATTGTGAAAATTTTGTGACACTCATTGTTATTCAAACACAGTTGCATTTATACcctcaaaggaaaaaaaaaaagtaaaacttgcTGACACTTTCTTTAAATAGAATCACACTTCCTGCCATTTGAAAtttaggaaaaaaaacatttgtggtcTACATAAAACTTAATATGAAAACTCAATAACAGAATTACATGAGCTGTAACTAAGGAATATTaactaacaaaaataattaaaataatcttaaCATAAATTGTCTTTttagtatatttaattttatattgtatattagtgTATACCAGAATAATTAATACCGAAGGCAGAAAACCCTAATAAAAActtaaactgcatttttttttaaatgtgtgaaactattttcactcatTGCTTGTACATTTTCATGTAAAACTTTCTatagtaatctttgttttatttattttttacaaaaatgaaagaaattgaaataaaactaaataactaaaattaaaaacggTAATAACCCTGACCATAGCACATCAAATAGTCTTGTATAATGCACATTCTTACTGCCTTGCGAAAGTGCGTCAAACTCAATGACTCAGCAATGACTGATTTGACACACGGTTGCGGTTTAGTAACCGGTGTTTGGTGGCTACATGTAGGCGGGGTTGTAAGCCGGCTGTTTCGATGTCTCTGAAAGCATAGGAGCATGAACCGGCTGGGCAGGCGGCTGCATGGGGTACATGGCCTGGCCTCCATTATATGCACCCTGAATAGTGGGATATCCAGGACTCGCTGGAAACAGTAAAAGACACTAGTTACTTTCACAGAAAAGACTACTATATAGTCTGTCTATCCAGTACTAGGTGTTCTTACTGGCCATGTCATacgagggtgggggttctggtgCATTTGACTGTCCCTGATACGGTCCTGTCTGCATAGGCTGACCCCAATAACCTGGTTGAGTCGGCAGTGGTTGGTATTGTGGGTACTGGCCTCCCTGCATTACAGGCTGTGGCTGAATGGATTGTGTATTCATGACTGTAGTTACATGTGTTTGTACCGcagctgtggaaaaaaaaaacaagacagaaatcaATTAATTCAATAATTAGCATCCTGAATCATTTATAAACCCTATTaatggaacagttcacccaaaaataaacatctgCAGAACATTTACTCGTCATGAAGAATGTAGAGGAGTtcgtttctttatcagaacagatttggagaaatttaacattacatcaccagtgcatcctctgtagtgaatgggtgccgtcaggatgagagtccaaacagctgataaaaacatcacaatgatccacaagcagtccacagcactccagtccatcagttaatgttttgTGAAGACAAAAGCCACACGTTTCcaagaaaaaaatctatcaaagacattttttactttaaaccatcGCTTCTGGGCAAAATTAACCATAACAGCATTTTCTCCTGTAAAAAAGTCCAaagtctcacatcaaaatccaccaacatattggTTTAGAACTTGTAAAcaatgattggtctgtgcaagagcTTTTCTTTGGTTACACTTTCATTATAAGTGTATTCTTAAGGAattataatgaatacataatgcattataaaaagccttataatatgttgtatcatctcatgaatattcataagaacagttttaatatactataatattaacttatttgtggttatagcttttaagagaatgatgatttataacacaatgaacatgttgcatcCACATTTACGATGGATTATAATATAtaaagtctcatatcttgccatttgtTCTGATGctacttaaagcggtcaaagaccaATTATAAGtagtagttataataataataacagtaaagaaattctctcaaacagccataagatcagatatcagatcagatgaatgtttGACACATgtgctttgaactattttataatgtattatgcattcattataattacttttttttttactggagatagcaatattatggatagaggacttgcaTTTTGGCCAAAAGTGACAAATTAAAGTTATAAAGCATcttattgattgatttgtttcttaacATTTTAGCCTCACTAgttaatggactggagttgtgtaaactacaggtgcatctcaatacattagaatgtcatggaaaagttcatttctttCAGTAAATCAACACAAATTGTGAAATTCATTTACTAAATGAATTCAGTgcaaacagactgaagtagttttagtctttggttcttttaattctgatgattttggctcacatttaacaaaaacccaccaattcactatcttaaCAAGTTAGGCCAATAagtaattttttagttttttttcacatttttagtgaattgctaGCCTTCTGTAAAGTATGATCATTTACTGTacatccttttgctttaattactgcctcaattctgcgtggcatggaggtgatcagtttgtggcactgctgaggtggtatggaagctcatctgcattttttggtctcttgtttctcattttcctcttgacaatagcccatagattcactctggggttcaggtctggtgagtttgctggcaagTCTAGCACACCAATACCATGGTCATTTTACCTTGGACTTTGGACTACTGGGCAACAGACCAGTTCTTCTATTTAgtccaggtaagacacctctgaagttgtctgtggttcagcaaattcctcgatacgtctgtgtgtggtggctcttgatgccttgactccagcctcagtccattcattgtgaagttcactcaaattattGAATAGATtttacttgacaatcctcataaagctgcagttctctcggttggttgtgcatctttttcttccacagttttccttccactcaactttcggttaacatgcttggatacagcactctgtgaacagccagcttctttagcaatgaatgtttgtggctccttgtgaagggtgtcagtgattgtcttctggacaactgtcagatcagcagtcttccccatgattgtgtagcctagtgaaccaaactgagagaccattttgaaggctcaggaaacctttgcaggtgttttgagttgattagctgattcgcatttcacaatattctaattggttgagatagtgaaattgtgggtttttgttaaatgtgagtaaataccacaattaaaataaccaaaaacttaaactacttcagtctgtgtgcattgaacttTATTTACAcaagtttcataatttgagttgaataactgaaataaatgaacttttccacaacattcttatttactgagatgcacctgtacttgtggatcattgtgatgtttttatcagctgtttggactcattttgacaacacccattcactgcagaggattcggTGGTGAGGCAGTGataaaatttctctaaatctattCGGATCAAGAAActaaattcatctacatcttgaatggcctgaggacaagtacattttcagtttttgttaaagtatTTCATTAACTCTTAAACACTTACGTCTGGGTTTTACGCATGTTTGATAGATACAGCAGCAggggcagcagcagcagcagatgaAGAAAAAGATGATGAGGACCACAGGCCCTACTATTGATACAGTAATGGCAATACTGTATTTGCTGCTGGACAGATAAAAACATGAAGTTACAAGCATTAGAAATAGCATATTCTAGTATATTTGATCTATAATTGAATCTATAAatcttatttatattaaaatgttactaattaacattttattttttgattaatttaatgcaaccACTCTGGTTTCAATAAAACACACTGGTTAGTTTGCTTTGTGCTTAGATTagattattaaaaacataatatcATTATAAACAGTATTATCAAATCAGGTTTCAAACCATCACTATTGGGTCAATATTGAaaacattgccaaaaaaaaaaaaaaaaaaacatttgttcctttaaaatatttcttagaaCAGTTTTTAACTCCTTTGATCAAGCCCCGTCTTGCCTGGGTCGCCACGTTAACACCCTCAAAAATGTAGAAGTCGCATCATACTACTTCTCTCCTGCCTTAGCTTTAAATtgacaaaaacaatgcaaaaacaaacaatgcAAACATAACAAAAACAAGACATTTCAGTGAAAAAACTACAACCTCAGAAGATATTATTAAGGATTAATTAAAGGATATTAAAggattaattcacccaaaaatgaaaattaacttgtgttttactcacctaTGAAGCATCTCAGGCAGTGGTGGGTCATCAGTGCCAGCAGGGCCTTCTCTGCTTgccctataaaaaataaaattttgtaaaaaaaaatattatttaggtatcattttcatttgtgtaatGTCCACAAAATGACCTATGATTAGTTTCGTTGAGGTCGAACTGGAAGGtcctacattaaaaaaagacTGTAATAACCGGGCCAGTACTACAGATAATGCTTCCCTTTTGTTCAAAGTCATCGAATCTGATTTGTAATGAGCTTTAGTAACAGTTagtaaaccaaacacaaaatgaagcccaggcctggtcgtctctcgtccttcactgtcgtcgctcttcTTTTATATCCTTCttatctcctccgtgggactcgagactggtgagtgtcacaggtgtcgctcatttccaatcaccccaccggcctcgctccattcccacggctctcagcccagccccactcatcacatagCCCAATTTGGCAACACTGCATCCATCGTTAAGTTGGGAATTTCCAAGCCACTGTCACAGGTGCCTCTACACCAGATCTGCCTTTATCCAATGCGCTCTTTTGCAAACAAAAGAGGAATAACTGAAGGATAAACTACTTCAACTGAATTCACTAACAATGGTTTTGTGCGCCATTTTAAAGAATGCATCAATGAGTGGCTAACAGCTAGCATAAAAAGTTATTTggccatgtttatttttttaatacgagTAAAGGGACATGGAATGACAGACGAACTGACTTTATTTACAAGTGACAGGTGAGTGCTTTATTATTTGCCGAGTATTGATTCATGCACATTGTTATGGAGGTGTAAGTGGTGGTTGATAATACTGTGGTGGGGTGTGTGGATGTCCAGCATTTGTACAGTTCTGCTGCTGTGAGCGCGTCGTCATTTTAGAGTGACGTGACTGTTCGTAGTGAATCATGTATTGATGGATTACTTTTACTGATCCATGTAGGGAAATtttctctgaatttaacccacCCCCATCTAGTCTACTGTTGAAATCATTGATCAGCTGTCATTGTCGTTGAGAGCCTGTGTGCTGCATAATACGCAAATTAAATGCATATGGCATAGTAGCTTTTACAGAGGTGTGTAAGATAGATGTGTAAGGGTATGTAGTTAATAGTTGCTTACTGAAGGCCCTGACAGgataacttttaatattaatcagactggattcgtctgaaagaagaaagtcacatacacctaggatgcttagAGGGTGAGTGAAACCCTAAATCTCCGGATTGTACAATGTCTCAGTTCACAGATTTATCAGTAGATCACAGCTATGGATGATGACGGAAATTAAAGCATTAACTGATccaaatatatatgtaatttcttaAGATTTAAACCATTTTGGTTTGGAATTACGTGAGGGTGTATAAAAAGTAACTTTTGGGTCTCACGGACAATTGTGTTAAGAAAGAAAATCCTTACATAGTGCACAAATCTTGCACATGATCGGATAACTTCGAAGATTCAGAGGAGCAGCAGTATCTGTTATCGCAGCTTCCACAGCAGTGCTCCCAAATCCCGCAGTTAATCGAAGATCTGTACACGTTATCACTGGTGAAGTAGCTCTTACAGACATCTCCAAAACCTAAAAGAACAATATGGACCTTAAAACGTGAACATCGTTTAAAAAGTCCCGATAAATCAAGTGCTGTATAAATGATTTTTGTACTTGGCGCCATCCGTAAACCGCCCAAATGCATGTTTAAAGTGTTTCTTTAATTTTGTAACAAACTTACCGTCTGTTACCGTGAATAAACCCGCAGACAGGAACAGAAGAACCGCTGAGGCGGACGCCATCGCGCTGCTCTTCCTCTTCAACTAACTTCTCTTTGATGCTCACAGTGGGCGTCTAAATTTGGGCTGGGAAAGAAGAATCGATTCCGAGGCGTTGGGAATTAAGAGTCGATTCCAAATCGACTcttgtttatgatttttttcaaacacaaaccGCGCCCATGTAgccgatttcatttgtcaacaaGAAATAAAGTTCAAACTAAATAAATGGATCCAGTCGTGAAACAGAGAGTATGATTTAGAGTAGGATGAATACTTCAGCATTGTGTAGGCAATCAGCGACTGACCCAACGAAATCTAAAATCGTGTGCATGAGTCTGTTCCTGAACAAAATGCTTTTAGAATTTAA
This region includes:
- the LOC132131958 gene encoding protein shisa-5-like, translating into MASASAVLLFLSAGLFTVTDGFGDVCKSYFTSDNVYRSSINCGIWEHCCGSCDNRYCCSSESSKLSDHVQDLCTMASREGPAGTDDPPLPEMLHSSKYSIAITVSIVGPVVLIIFFFICCCCCPCCCIYQTCVKPRPAVQTHVTTVMNTQSIQPQPVMQGGQYPQYQPLPTQPGYWGQPMQTGPYQGQSNAPEPPPSYDMATSPGYPTIQGAYNGGQAMYPMQPPAQPVHAPMLSETSKQPAYNPAYM